In Bacillus cereus ATCC 14579, a single window of DNA contains:
- a CDS encoding WXG100 family type VII secretion target — translation MAGQIRMSPEELKSKAAQYGQGANQIEDILSQLQNLQNELRGEWEGRAFEGFDQQFNQLKPKVQNFAQLLQEINMQLNKTAEAVASHDEELSRNFGLK, via the coding sequence ATGGCTGGACAAATTCGTATGTCACCAGAGGAGCTTAAATCAAAAGCAGCTCAATATGGACAAGGTGCAAATCAAATTGAGGACATTTTAAGTCAACTACAAAATTTACAAAATGAATTAAGAGGAGAATGGGAAGGTCGTGCTTTCGAAGGTTTTGACCAACAGTTCAATCAATTAAAGCCAAAAGTACAAAACTTCGCACAGCTATTACAAGAAATTAATATGCAGCTTAATAAAACTGCAGAGGCTGTTGCTTCTCATGATGAAGAATTATCACGTAATTTCGGTTTGAAATAA
- a CDS encoding TIGR04197 family type VII secretion effector gives MGQFQSNFQTAQQIATQMRTASNIIQSATNRSITKATRTTLSVNSKAQEANQQMLDFTKQFSTAFQQAVDNIHSVAQEFERMDNELHNTFR, from the coding sequence ATGGGACAATTTCAAAGTAATTTTCAAACGGCACAACAAATTGCTACGCAGATGAGAACAGCTTCGAATATAATCCAAAGTGCAACAAATCGTTCTATAACAAAGGCGACGCGTACAACACTATCTGTTAATTCCAAAGCACAAGAAGCGAATCAACAAATGTTAGATTTTACGAAACAATTTTCCACTGCCTTTCAACAAGCGGTCGATAATATTCATTCAGTAGCCCAAGAGTTTGAGAGAATGGATAACGAACTTCACAATACTTTTCGCTAA
- a CDS encoding DUF3958 family protein, with product MSQDIEKQINQVNQKLRSVFEEQDRNQSAIHIQEQAEADFYEWRGRNHRLFDRILGTWYGDREMSQFFMNTYQEAQHIERKVTFELENQKETLLKERRNLSDLENDLSYQQQQLAREVNA from the coding sequence ATGAGTCAAGATATTGAAAAACAAATCAATCAAGTAAATCAAAAGTTAAGAAGTGTATTTGAAGAACAAGACCGAAATCAATCCGCGATTCACATTCAGGAGCAAGCGGAAGCAGATTTTTATGAATGGAGAGGTCGAAACCATCGTTTGTTTGATCGAATTTTAGGAACTTGGTATGGTGATAGAGAAATGTCTCAATTTTTTATGAATACATATCAAGAGGCACAACATATTGAACGAAAAGTCACATTTGAATTAGAAAACCAAAAAGAAACGTTGCTTAAAGAAAGACGAAACCTTAGTGATTTAGAAAACGACCTTTCCTATCAACAACAACAATTAGCGAGGGAGGTCAATGCATGA
- a CDS encoding ribonuclease, with protein MSLNMYLGEVQGQTQSMNAVCNATIQGMEQVIQSIDAFAIDTVLQGQTYSSAKSFFVQTFRPLAQGIIYLCEELIRQNDAFPSQFQSQVASTDVIEQEILEQIREIDRMKASMEAISQAMPIPGMDAMANLFTVMRKKLQEKLDHLYQFNQTSSNNYSTALQLAASIAAGLAEVQSGKGFSPASGTFSTQGLNMEWTTSIQAITEERARQAANSIEEGEMCGKLPEKSTGEKIWDGIVEGTGQAVSDTIDGIKALGDWETWENMGNAALHPIDTLSTMYNTLSDSFINDVINGDAESRAKWGSYALTQVGLGLIGDKGLSKASKLGQAGKVTKLAKNKIPQAVSHITSNLQMGDRFAFAGGNSLRFRFDTPDFKKAEEKLSTYQFARGESNYGGSNFVNENHRSSLSNREIISNLQHTEKFRPNTLKHILEGEINWRGDAMGYHTEVLENTPGKIISGTEEILNDQGIYKARVEVNGTPKTGNRGFSTFFPKDWSPQKIVDNINEAYNNRTYEFGNTYSGIGSEGIRISMYIDGNGKIISAFPAE; from the coding sequence ATGAGCTTAAATATGTATTTAGGAGAAGTACAAGGCCAAACTCAAAGTATGAATGCTGTATGTAACGCTACTATTCAAGGTATGGAACAAGTCATTCAGTCAATTGATGCCTTTGCAATTGATACTGTTTTACAAGGACAAACTTATAGCAGTGCAAAATCATTTTTTGTACAAACCTTTCGTCCTTTAGCGCAAGGAATCATTTATCTGTGTGAAGAGTTAATTCGCCAGAACGATGCTTTTCCAAGTCAATTTCAATCACAAGTCGCTTCCACAGATGTAATTGAACAAGAAATATTAGAACAAATTCGAGAAATTGACCGAATGAAAGCAAGTATGGAAGCCATCAGTCAAGCTATGCCAATCCCAGGTATGGACGCTATGGCGAATCTTTTTACTGTGATGAGGAAAAAACTGCAAGAAAAGCTGGATCATTTGTATCAATTCAATCAGACCTCTAGTAATAATTATAGTACAGCACTTCAATTAGCAGCTAGTATTGCTGCAGGTCTTGCGGAAGTTCAAAGTGGAAAAGGCTTTAGTCCTGCAAGTGGTACATTTAGTACGCAAGGGTTGAATATGGAATGGACAACTTCAATTCAAGCGATTACAGAAGAGAGGGCACGACAAGCTGCCAATTCAATTGAAGAAGGTGAAATGTGTGGTAAGCTACCTGAAAAATCTACTGGTGAAAAAATTTGGGACGGTATTGTAGAGGGTACGGGACAAGCAGTTAGCGATACAATAGACGGAATAAAAGCTTTAGGAGATTGGGAAACGTGGGAAAACATGGGGAACGCTGCTTTGCACCCTATTGATACCCTTAGTACCATGTATAATACATTGTCAGATTCATTTATTAATGATGTAATAAATGGAGATGCTGAAAGTCGTGCTAAATGGGGAAGTTATGCTTTAACACAAGTTGGATTAGGACTTATTGGTGATAAAGGATTAAGTAAAGCAAGTAAATTAGGTCAAGCAGGTAAAGTGACCAAACTAGCAAAAAATAAGATTCCGCAAGCTGTTTCACATATTACAAGTAATTTACAAATGGGAGATCGCTTTGCTTTTGCTGGTGGAAATAGTTTGCGGTTTAGATTTGATACGCCTGATTTTAAAAAAGCTGAAGAAAAGCTGTCGACCTATCAGTTTGCTAGAGGTGAAAGTAATTATGGTGGGAGTAATTTTGTTAATGAAAATCATAGATCTTCACTTTCTAATAGGGAAATTATATCTAATTTACAACATACAGAAAAATTTAGACCAAATACACTCAAACATATCCTAGAGGGTGAAATAAATTGGCGTGGTGACGCAATGGGTTATCATACTGAAGTATTGGAGAATACACCTGGAAAAATAATTAGCGGAACAGAAGAGATATTAAATGATCAAGGCATTTATAAAGCTAGGGTAGAAGTGAATGGAACCCCTAAAACTGGAAATAGAGGATTTTCTACATTTTTCCCTAAAGATTGGAGCCCGCAAAAGATTGTAGATAATATAAATGAAGCATATAATAATAGAACGTATGAATTTGGTAACACATATTCTGGAATAGGTTCAGAGGGTATAAGGATTAGCATGTATATAGATGGGAATGGGAAAATTATCTCTGCTTTCCCAGCGGAATAA